A region of Pirellulaceae bacterium DNA encodes the following proteins:
- a CDS encoding fumarylacetoacetate hydrolase family protein — MQLYKYEGRDGRQSVGVATDNVVHPLRFESGHVKSLAELLEADDLHPLIDFLRDDSTQVNLEDVKLLPPIDSQEVWAAGVTYKRSKAARMEESEAAASCYDRVYVSDRPELFMKATPHRVVGPNATVRIREDSHWNVPEPEATLVLNSRLELVGFTIGNDMSSRDIEGENPLYLPQAKVYDHCCSLGPCITLTEAMPPRQEIGIKLEVTRESRSVFEESTSVAEMARSFEDLIQWLGRDNSFPQGVFLLTGTGIVPDSSFTLQAGDEVAISMDGVGTLKNLVVQG, encoded by the coding sequence ATGCAACTGTATAAATACGAAGGCCGAGACGGCCGACAATCGGTTGGCGTCGCGACGGATAACGTGGTTCATCCACTCAGATTCGAGTCGGGTCACGTAAAATCACTCGCCGAATTGCTCGAAGCTGACGATCTCCATCCACTTATCGACTTCCTGCGAGACGACTCAACCCAGGTCAATCTCGAAGATGTCAAACTACTGCCTCCCATCGACTCTCAAGAAGTTTGGGCGGCGGGAGTGACCTACAAACGGAGTAAGGCTGCCAGGATGGAAGAGTCCGAAGCAGCAGCCTCCTGCTACGATCGAGTCTACGTCTCAGATCGACCGGAACTCTTCATGAAGGCCACCCCCCATCGAGTGGTCGGCCCAAATGCAACGGTCCGCATCCGAGAGGATTCGCACTGGAATGTGCCTGAGCCCGAGGCAACGCTGGTGCTCAACTCCCGTCTGGAACTTGTCGGCTTCACCATCGGCAATGACATGAGTAGCCGAGATATTGAGGGTGAAAATCCGCTCTACTTGCCGCAGGCGAAAGTCTATGACCACTGCTGCAGCCTAGGTCCTTGCATCACTTTGACCGAAGCGATGCCCCCGCGGCAAGAAATTGGTATTAAACTCGAGGTCACACGAGAATCGCGATCTGTTTTCGAGGAATCGACGAGCGTCGCGGAAATGGCCCGATCGTTCGAAGACCTTATTCAGTGGCTCGGACGCGACAATTCGTTTCCCCAAGGGGTGTTTTTATTGACCGGCACCGGCATCGTGCCCGACAGCTCCTTTACGTTGCAAGCTGGTGATGAAGTTGCCATCTCGATGGATGGTGTTGGCACGCTTAAGAACCTCGTTGTGCAGGGATAA
- a CDS encoding DUF1570 domain-containing protein — protein sequence MATTRVKDPFLTGMISLMIGACLAPAIPAHADEAPSEARKRLNQQFNKAIHSLIEASQNETQREHRRKALLPTDPSRLYLFIPPGDDSNQPAVDDAALARVQQIFGEKIFQLAVRSIQADEAGQAYRWLHEVLRYIPDHKEATRLLNMPKNRAARIRPGQRTHPKYGWKTGSYLQIDTPNFRITTNRGEAAGKKLADTLEELNSAWRQLFFDYWSRPAALKVALTGRPLTLRSKAKHQVVLFRDRIQYTEFVKAIEPNAQMTLGYYHAPSRTAFFFGDESNQSTWRHEATHQLFQEKKRTPSRVGETAHFWVVEGIALYMESLKNSNNLASLGGIESDRLQFARYRFLRESFYVPFDRFAALGRIDLQQDPQIRKLYSQAAGLTHFFMNGKDDQRRSAFIDYITSVYAPETKANALAKLVDDNPSQIDQQYHDFLNVDDSDLLMLDPSVRLHNLAFGSTHITDRGLQAVERLEKLVWLDLKGTKISDLGTTHLPTAESLIQLSLEQTQIGNETVARLAPALQLEDLDLSHTNINDDALSMIAKFPNLKILWLTGTEVSDEGIRHLHNHANLREVDLSGTKVTPAGQQQLQEMLQNKSE from the coding sequence TTGGCAACGACACGAGTCAAAGATCCGTTTCTCACAGGCATGATCAGCTTGATGATCGGCGCATGTTTAGCGCCCGCCATTCCGGCCCACGCTGATGAAGCGCCCAGCGAGGCTCGAAAACGGCTGAACCAACAATTCAACAAGGCAATTCACAGTCTCATTGAAGCGAGTCAAAACGAGACTCAGCGTGAACACCGTCGCAAGGCACTGCTCCCGACAGATCCTTCGCGTCTGTATCTATTCATTCCGCCAGGCGACGACTCAAATCAACCTGCGGTGGATGATGCGGCATTAGCCAGAGTTCAACAGATCTTTGGTGAAAAGATTTTTCAACTCGCCGTTCGCTCGATCCAAGCAGACGAGGCTGGGCAGGCGTACCGATGGCTTCACGAGGTCCTGCGTTACATCCCGGATCACAAAGAGGCTACCCGCCTGTTAAACATGCCGAAAAACCGAGCGGCCCGCATTCGTCCAGGACAACGCACCCATCCCAAATACGGTTGGAAAACTGGCAGCTACCTGCAAATCGACACGCCCAATTTTCGTATTACGACCAACAGAGGCGAAGCCGCGGGTAAGAAGCTGGCCGATACACTCGAAGAGCTGAATTCGGCTTGGCGACAATTGTTTTTTGACTATTGGAGTCGTCCTGCTGCGCTCAAAGTAGCCCTCACTGGTCGCCCTCTCACGCTGCGAAGTAAAGCCAAGCACCAAGTCGTGCTCTTCCGTGATCGGATTCAATATACGGAATTCGTGAAGGCGATAGAGCCCAACGCTCAGATGACGCTCGGCTATTATCACGCCCCGTCTCGTACCGCCTTTTTCTTTGGTGATGAATCCAATCAATCGACTTGGCGTCACGAAGCAACCCATCAATTATTCCAAGAAAAAAAACGCACTCCATCGCGGGTTGGCGAAACAGCACACTTCTGGGTGGTTGAGGGAATCGCCCTCTACATGGAGTCTCTCAAGAATTCAAACAACCTGGCTTCACTGGGTGGGATTGAGTCAGATCGCCTGCAATTCGCACGATACCGCTTTCTCAGAGAAAGTTTTTATGTGCCCTTCGATCGCTTCGCAGCCTTGGGACGTATCGACCTGCAACAAGACCCTCAGATCCGTAAGCTCTACAGCCAAGCCGCCGGACTCACCCACTTTTTCATGAACGGCAAAGACGACCAACGTCGCTCAGCATTCATCGATTACATCACAAGCGTCTATGCCCCAGAGACGAAAGCGAATGCTCTGGCAAAACTCGTAGACGACAATCCCAGTCAGATCGACCAACAATATCATGACTTCCTCAACGTCGACGACTCCGACTTATTGATGCTCGACCCCTCAGTCAGATTGCACAATCTAGCGTTCGGATCGACGCATATCACCGACCGAGGCCTCCAAGCAGTTGAGCGACTCGAAAAGCTCGTCTGGCTGGATCTAAAAGGAACAAAGATCAGCGACCTGGGAACAACTCATTTACCAACCGCAGAATCCCTGATTCAGTTGAGCCTTGAACAGACTCAAATTGGAAACGAAACGGTGGCCAGACTCGCGCCTGCTCTCCAGTTGGAAGATCTCGATCTATCGCACACCAACATCAACGACGACGCCCTCAGCATGATTGCCAAATTCCCCAATCTCAAGATTCTCTGGCTGACCGGAACCGAAGTCAGCGATGAGGGAATTCGACATCTGCACAACCACGCAAATCTCCGCGAAGTCGATCTATCGGGAACCAAGGTGACCCCGGCAGGCCAGCAGCAATTACAAGAGATGCTGCAAAATAAGTCCGAATGA
- a CDS encoding DUF3524 domain-containing protein, giving the protein MRILAIEPYFDGSHRAFLEGWRDHSRHDWTVLDLPGYKWKWRMRHASLTLAKRVDQHVDEGCEWDLLFCSDMLNLPEMLGMSRRLPRDLPSVVYFHENQLTYPSRQPRDYQYAYSNFLSASRADRVWFNSEFHRNEFLDAIREFLRKMPDFQHLEAVDAIRQKSAVQSPGIGVWDTKSRQLGTALRILWCARWEHDKNPDQFFEAIRRLKAAGHPFRLGVIGPSYREIPGCFDKARVEFEAEIDHWGYQSSASDYRNVLGWADVVVSTANHEFFGMSAVEAISAGALPLLPQRLAYPEVVGADDRDVQREHFYMGASAELAARLGKLVGRHETGQLWSGTRETLQTRMQHFAWSERSLEMDNSLAQLGAIE; this is encoded by the coding sequence ATGCGAATTCTCGCGATTGAGCCCTATTTTGACGGTAGCCACCGAGCTTTCCTGGAAGGGTGGCGGGATCATAGTCGTCATGATTGGACGGTGCTTGATCTGCCAGGCTACAAATGGAAATGGCGGATGCGCCACGCGAGCTTGACCCTGGCGAAGCGTGTTGACCAACATGTGGACGAGGGTTGCGAGTGGGATTTGCTGTTCTGCAGCGACATGTTGAACCTGCCGGAAATGTTGGGCATGTCGAGGCGACTCCCCCGTGATTTGCCATCGGTTGTCTATTTTCATGAAAACCAGCTCACCTATCCCTCGCGACAGCCTCGTGACTATCAGTACGCCTACTCGAATTTCTTGTCCGCTTCACGAGCAGATCGAGTTTGGTTCAACTCAGAATTCCACCGAAATGAATTTCTGGACGCAATTCGTGAATTCTTGCGGAAAATGCCTGACTTTCAGCATCTGGAGGCGGTGGATGCGATTCGTCAGAAGTCCGCCGTCCAGAGCCCTGGAATTGGCGTCTGGGACACAAAGTCCCGCCAATTGGGGACGGCGCTGAGGATTTTGTGGTGCGCACGTTGGGAACACGATAAGAATCCGGATCAGTTTTTTGAGGCGATTCGTCGGTTAAAAGCCGCTGGGCACCCTTTTCGACTTGGGGTCATCGGGCCCTCCTATCGGGAGATTCCTGGCTGTTTTGACAAGGCACGGGTTGAGTTTGAGGCTGAGATTGATCACTGGGGCTATCAATCCTCTGCATCCGACTACCGGAATGTCCTGGGTTGGGCGGACGTGGTGGTCTCGACCGCAAATCACGAGTTTTTTGGGATGAGCGCCGTCGAAGCGATCTCAGCAGGTGCTTTGCCATTACTTCCACAACGTCTTGCCTATCCGGAGGTTGTGGGCGCGGACGACCGCGATGTGCAACGCGAACATTTCTATATGGGGGCGTCGGCAGAGCTTGCGGCGCGCCTCGGGAAATTAGTGGGTCGTCACGAAACGGGGCAACTTTGGTCGGGAACCCGTGAAACGCTCCAGACGCGGATGCAACATTTTGCTTGGTCCGAGCGATCGCTTGAAATGGACAATTCTTTGGCTCAATTAGGAGCGATTGAGTAA
- a CDS encoding aldehyde dehydrogenase (NADP(+)), translating into MSSQLVLIDGQWRPAESTDTFCAHNPQTGETIPEAYPISKWQDCEMALDAATTAADQLKKLPAEQIATFLENFASQIENRSEALVETAHQETALPKAPRLANVELPRTTHQLRLAAAATRDGSWTTATIDTKAGIRSHYGPLGPVCVFGPNNFPFAFGSVSGGDAAAALAAGNPIIGKANSSHPATTRLFAEAALDAIQATDMPPATVQLIYRLSHSDGERLVADPRNGATGYTGSRSAGLKLKAAADKVGKPIYLELSSVNPVFILPGAVSERGNEIADELAASGLMGTGQFCTSPGIAVLMAGEQTDGFLDRLQQQYQSAPAGILLSKSVQENLVASIHVLEQEGAQKLAAGTATAPSGYSCPNTLLKLTGSDYLQASETFQTEAFGNCSLVIVADNEEQAAKIVSSFEGNLTGCIYSDSQGADDGAYDRLAAQLRTRVGRLLNDKMPTGVAVSAAMNHGGPFPATGHPGFTAVGIPASIHRFAALHCYDNVRNHRLPTCLRDKNPNGAMWRHVDGNWTQSDVPA; encoded by the coding sequence ATGAGCAGTCAACTTGTTTTGATCGATGGTCAGTGGCGGCCCGCAGAATCCACTGACACTTTTTGTGCCCACAACCCGCAAACGGGCGAGACCATCCCCGAAGCCTATCCGATCAGCAAATGGCAAGATTGCGAAATGGCTCTCGACGCGGCAACGACTGCTGCTGACCAGTTGAAAAAACTACCGGCGGAACAAATTGCAACGTTCCTGGAAAACTTTGCCTCGCAAATTGAGAATCGCAGCGAAGCGCTGGTGGAAACCGCCCATCAGGAAACGGCGCTCCCCAAGGCACCCCGATTGGCTAACGTCGAATTACCTCGAACGACCCATCAATTACGACTTGCAGCAGCCGCCACGCGAGACGGTTCCTGGACCACTGCCACGATCGACACAAAAGCCGGCATACGATCCCACTATGGTCCACTGGGCCCCGTGTGCGTGTTCGGTCCCAACAATTTCCCCTTCGCTTTCGGCAGCGTTTCAGGCGGTGACGCCGCAGCCGCTCTCGCTGCCGGCAACCCCATTATTGGAAAAGCAAATTCCTCCCATCCCGCAACCACACGACTGTTCGCCGAAGCAGCTTTGGATGCGATCCAAGCAACCGACATGCCACCTGCGACCGTGCAACTGATCTACCGATTATCTCATAGCGACGGTGAACGACTCGTCGCAGATCCGCGGAATGGGGCTACCGGCTACACCGGCAGTCGCAGTGCCGGTCTCAAACTGAAGGCGGCCGCAGACAAAGTGGGTAAGCCGATCTACCTGGAACTCTCAAGTGTCAATCCGGTGTTCATCCTGCCGGGTGCCGTTTCTGAACGAGGCAATGAAATCGCTGACGAATTGGCAGCGAGCGGATTGATGGGAACCGGTCAGTTCTGCACGAGCCCTGGCATCGCTGTCTTGATGGCAGGTGAACAGACAGACGGATTTCTCGATCGCTTGCAGCAACAATACCAATCCGCACCTGCCGGAATATTATTGTCAAAAAGCGTCCAAGAAAACTTGGTTGCCAGTATTCATGTTCTCGAACAAGAAGGCGCCCAAAAATTGGCTGCGGGCACTGCAACTGCTCCCAGTGGATACAGCTGCCCCAATACCCTTTTGAAGCTCACCGGTAGCGACTACCTCCAGGCAAGCGAAACGTTCCAAACGGAAGCCTTTGGAAACTGCTCTCTCGTCATTGTCGCTGATAACGAAGAGCAAGCGGCCAAGATTGTGAGCTCTTTTGAAGGCAACCTGACAGGCTGCATCTACTCGGATTCCCAAGGAGCGGATGATGGAGCCTACGACCGCCTCGCGGCGCAACTAAGAACGCGAGTCGGCCGATTGCTAAATGACAAAATGCCAACCGGAGTCGCCGTATCTGCCGCAATGAATCATGGCGGACCCTTTCCCGCCACCGGACATCCAGGCTTCACGGCAGTTGGGATTCCCGCCTCAATTCACCGATTTGCCGCCTTGCATTGCTATGACAATGTACGTAACCACCGTTTGCCCACTTGCCTACGAGACAAAAATCCCAATGGGGCAATGTGGCGCCATGTGGACGGAAACTGGACACAATCCGACGTTCCTGCTTAA
- a CDS encoding HDIG domain-containing protein, whose product MNRQDALELVHQYTDSESLRRHMLAVEAAMRAYARKYDEDENEWGIVGLLHDFDYERWPNPPDHPLKGAAILTELGYPPKVIYAIKSHADYLPDCPRNSALDKTLYACDELAGFVTATARIRPEGLQGMKAKSVKKKLKQKSFAAAVNRDDILRGAEDLGEPLDEHIQFVIDAMTPIAAELGF is encoded by the coding sequence ATGAATCGCCAAGACGCTCTTGAACTTGTCCACCAATACACCGACAGCGAGTCGCTCCGCCGTCACATGCTGGCCGTCGAAGCGGCGATGCGGGCTTACGCCCGAAAATACGACGAAGACGAAAACGAATGGGGTATTGTCGGATTGCTACATGACTTTGACTATGAACGCTGGCCCAATCCGCCCGATCATCCTCTCAAAGGCGCGGCGATCCTGACCGAACTCGGCTACCCGCCTAAGGTGATCTACGCGATCAAGTCCCATGCCGATTATTTGCCGGATTGCCCCCGAAATTCAGCACTCGACAAAACTCTTTATGCCTGCGATGAATTGGCCGGCTTTGTGACTGCAACGGCCAGAATCCGCCCTGAAGGCCTTCAAGGCATGAAAGCAAAGAGCGTCAAGAAGAAGCTGAAACAGAAAAGTTTTGCGGCAGCTGTGAATCGGGACGACATCCTCCGCGGTGCTGAGGATTTGGGAGAACCCCTCGACGAACATATTCAATTCGTCATCGATGCGATGACCCCAATCGCTGCAGAGCTCGGCTTCTAA
- a CDS encoding creatininase family protein, with product MSWNLLKTSYGTVKQQKYEVAVLPLGATEPHNLHLPYGTDVLEGRIVGEHICRAAHEQGGKVVLLPTIPYGTETNLREFPLAMNLNPQTLFAVIEDLVESLVKSGIRKVVLLNSHGGNEMKPLLRQLYGKTEAHLFLCNWYHALAEEYDKIFDHAEDHAGEMETSFGLAYFPDLVRKSADGSLDADDGRTTPLRFKALQEGWVSITRPWHLLTTNSGAAYPHQATAEKGKQLMEVIVERLAPFLVELSEADLDDAFPFVTAPTGD from the coding sequence ATGTCGTGGAATCTATTGAAAACCTCTTACGGAACCGTCAAACAGCAGAAGTATGAAGTGGCCGTGTTGCCGCTGGGAGCAACAGAGCCCCACAACTTGCATTTGCCTTATGGTACAGATGTGCTGGAAGGTCGGATCGTTGGCGAGCACATTTGTCGCGCAGCACATGAGCAAGGTGGAAAAGTTGTCCTTCTGCCCACAATCCCCTACGGGACCGAAACCAATCTGCGTGAATTCCCCTTGGCGATGAATCTAAATCCCCAAACACTGTTTGCAGTCATCGAAGATCTCGTCGAATCACTTGTCAAAAGCGGCATTCGCAAGGTCGTGCTTCTGAACAGCCACGGAGGCAACGAGATGAAGCCGCTGCTGCGGCAGCTTTACGGAAAAACAGAAGCCCATCTTTTTCTCTGCAACTGGTATCACGCACTTGCCGAGGAATACGACAAAATCTTCGACCATGCCGAGGACCATGCGGGAGAAATGGAAACCTCGTTCGGATTAGCCTATTTCCCGGATCTCGTCCGAAAAAGTGCAGATGGATCGCTCGATGCGGATGATGGCCGAACCACCCCTTTACGATTTAAAGCGTTGCAAGAGGGCTGGGTCTCCATCACGCGACCCTGGCACTTGCTGACCACCAATTCCGGGGCCGCCTACCCGCACCAAGCGACGGCGGAGAAGGGGAAACAGCTGATGGAGGTGATCGTCGAGCGACTCGCCCCATTTTTGGTAGAACTGTCGGAGGCAGATCTCGACGATGCATTTCCTTTTGTGACAGCCCCGACCGGCGACTGA
- a CDS encoding tetratricopeptide repeat protein, with product MSILHPLSLHYPAISMHRHLLRSLFLICCMCCLAPQAWAEGPGQEDLDEATLKKLTAKNMADLESAIELCESALEKGLDDENKTYAHGLLTATLYEHASRLGRLIFDQRPIDPRWPAARRLAMKDLNRVIEIDPKMGSAQLLIAKLQALPGGDRKTAKQAANQAIELLAAEPEQLSKALVVRGGLAEKPELMLADFNQAIELDPRNMPAWRGRGLYRLTQGDYEKALEDFQTLLENDPKDLSAHQGVAQAFKQMKQFDKALEHLDQVIITQPSSSIPYALKAQILEENGKITEAIESLNQAIRIAPKDIAALMTRARMRASESQYDLAEGDVDRVLKLQPNMPQAILLRSVIGAAQGKFDEAIGDLQSLLRQNPDSIDLKLQMASYYDAAKEPKRAIELYDEVLSSDPKQQIALRRRGDSYLSMGKQKEAIADYEAALQQQPKDSGLLNNLAWIRATSTIDELRNGQQALQLAEKACDVTQYQQAHILSTLAAAYAELGNFEEALKWSTKAVELDPEEDQLARELENYRKKKPWREQQSAFAEDAESDLSDAGLDEETTIEEAGLNDTTKDPDPKESKSVEEATTNSQDAPTTSDD from the coding sequence ATGTCCATCTTACACCCATTGTCACTCCACTATCCAGCGATATCGATGCACCGTCATCTGCTCCGTTCCCTATTCTTGATCTGCTGCATGTGCTGCCTCGCTCCCCAGGCGTGGGCGGAGGGTCCCGGTCAAGAAGATCTGGATGAGGCAACCCTCAAGAAGCTCACCGCAAAAAATATGGCAGATCTTGAATCCGCCATCGAATTATGTGAGTCAGCACTCGAAAAAGGTCTGGATGATGAGAACAAGACCTATGCCCACGGCCTGCTGACCGCAACGCTCTACGAACACGCTTCACGACTCGGACGACTGATTTTTGACCAACGCCCAATCGACCCACGTTGGCCGGCAGCCAGACGGCTCGCCATGAAGGATCTCAATCGAGTCATCGAGATCGACCCCAAGATGGGAAGCGCCCAGTTGCTGATTGCCAAGTTGCAAGCTCTACCAGGTGGCGATCGCAAAACGGCCAAACAAGCGGCTAACCAGGCCATCGAATTATTGGCGGCTGAACCGGAACAACTCTCGAAGGCGCTCGTCGTCCGAGGTGGTTTGGCAGAGAAACCTGAGTTAATGCTTGCCGATTTCAACCAGGCCATTGAACTCGACCCACGAAATATGCCAGCCTGGCGAGGACGTGGCCTCTACCGCTTAACGCAAGGAGATTACGAAAAAGCATTGGAGGATTTCCAAACTCTCCTCGAAAATGACCCAAAAGATCTTTCGGCCCATCAAGGCGTGGCGCAAGCATTCAAGCAGATGAAACAATTCGACAAGGCTCTCGAACATCTGGACCAAGTGATTATCACCCAACCATCATCCTCGATTCCCTACGCTTTAAAAGCGCAAATCCTGGAGGAAAATGGCAAGATCACGGAGGCGATCGAGAGCCTTAACCAAGCAATCCGAATCGCGCCAAAAGATATCGCTGCACTCATGACCCGCGCCAGAATGCGAGCAAGCGAATCTCAATATGATCTCGCTGAAGGCGATGTCGATCGCGTGCTGAAACTGCAGCCGAACATGCCTCAAGCCATTTTGCTGCGCAGTGTGATTGGGGCAGCGCAGGGGAAATTTGATGAAGCCATCGGCGACCTGCAATCGCTGTTGAGACAAAACCCCGACAGCATCGACCTTAAACTTCAAATGGCCTCCTATTACGACGCAGCGAAAGAACCCAAAAGAGCGATCGAGTTGTACGATGAGGTGTTGAGCTCCGACCCCAAACAACAGATTGCTCTCCGACGTCGCGGTGATTCGTATCTCAGCATGGGAAAGCAAAAGGAAGCGATCGCCGACTATGAAGCGGCACTGCAGCAACAGCCGAAAGACAGTGGCCTACTTAACAATCTGGCTTGGATTCGCGCTACCTCGACAATTGATGAGTTACGAAATGGTCAGCAAGCACTGCAATTGGCAGAAAAGGCTTGTGATGTGACACAATACCAACAAGCTCATATCCTAAGCACACTGGCGGCTGCATACGCGGAGCTGGGAAACTTTGAAGAAGCATTGAAATGGTCGACGAAGGCTGTCGAACTTGATCCCGAAGAAGATCAACTGGCTCGCGAACTGGAAAACTACCGCAAAAAGAAACCCTGGCGCGAGCAGCAAAGCGCGTTCGCCGAAGACGCCGAATCCGATCTGAGTGACGCCGGCTTAGACGAGGAAACAACGATCGAAGAAGCCGGATTGAATGACACAACCAAAGATCCGGATCCGAAAGAATCAAAATCCGTCGAGGAAGCGACAACCAACTCGCAGGATGCCCCTACCACCAGCGACGATTGA